In a genomic window of Erigeron canadensis isolate Cc75 chromosome 5, C_canadensis_v1, whole genome shotgun sequence:
- the LOC122598883 gene encoding uncharacterized protein LOC122598883, which yields MNMNIQGLHHQQQQLAALISVALPKDSDSSSSKPKIPSENGDDEPSRLAAINSLHRAIVYPHNSLLVTHSASFLAQGFSQLIADKSYSVRQAAATAYGALCAVLCSLPNGRQNHHLNGNLVDRFIGWAVPSFSNVNAGDGTVEFAAEGLHEFLSVGDIGATERYALPILKACQELLEDERTSLSLLHRILTVLTLISLKFFVCFQTHFVDIVDLLLGWAMIPDLAEADRSVIMNSFLQFQKHWVNNLQFSLGLLSKFLGDMEVLLQDGIPGTPQQRQRLLVLLSCFSTVLQSTASGLLEIHLLEDIKDPLSKMLPQLLGCLSMFGKKYGWSNWIVDSWKCLTLLAEILSERFSSFYSIAVDVLFQSLDMKKDAKTKNAEKLTSFQVHGVLKTNLQLLSLQKLGLLSSSVHKVLQFDSPVSQLRLHPNHLVTSSAAATYVVLLQHGNNDVVECAMSSLLKELNMLKSMLVAPKLCSKTEIFALFKFDLKVLLSCVSLGGGSTLIGKPEIDTLYVNRSGKMIHHLIENLNPFDQPLQGYVDLQASIFKMLNRLSTVEFLSKLSMRKNKSGDIPFDNKNEKLLVCNLRKYSVLLMRALHFSSPLAVKLEALQWIHAYCETVKHMYDCSKYTDCGYLKFFGELVFSVLDAASDREPKVRCQVALVLEMFLYLKFIHPSQLYTLTEVILEKLGDPDQDIKELFLKLLSHAMPVTIYMCGMHYNGAITKYRPLMQWKQIFALKQLPQQLHSKQLVSILSYISQRWKVPLSSWIQRLVHTCRNSRDLALTQQEDMGNLYATSLWLDINVEEGFLERICSVNLLAGAWWAIHEAARYCITTRLRTNLGGPSQTFAALERMLLDVAHVLQVHTDQSDINLNILGSSYAHLLPLRLLLDFVESLKKNVYNAYDGSTVLPSPSRQSLVFFRANKKVCEEWFSRICEPMMNAGLALQCHDATIHYCSLRLQELKSLVAASMKDKSRTQVIENLHNLKSRFSGDILRVLRHMTLSLCKNHEPEALIGLQKWVSVTFFPLFMEETQSMADDGGFGSLSWIRGLVYQSQGEYEKAAAHFTHLLQTEESLASMGSEGVQFAIDRIIESYSAVSDWKSLESWLSELQLLRAKHVGKSYSGALTMAGNELNVIHALAHFDDGDYKSAWACLDLTPKSSNELALDPKVALQRSEQLLLQAMLFNTEGKVEKVHHELQKAKLMLNETFSILPLDGLTESAEHVNQLHCISAFEESCKISGAQDMQQLPLLLSSYIREVQFSSNHIHQDCKPWMKVLRIYRTIHSTSPLTLNLSLNLLTLSRKQRNLMLANRLIDYLNKCDLGSSEESTHKLILLSVQFESILMMRTENKLEEAYTGLWSFVSPSMVPSSAVISVAPDDALKAKACLKLSSWFRKDYLDVSLDNVILRIRSEICGEELKHSDDSMSSRLKTNLFVEELVGTATKLSTHLCPAMGKSWISYASWCYAQAQATLQNPSDTALQSCTFSPILGSEILPDRFGLTIEEFSRVKSVFFDLLQIERNAKDVGGVPHDSSFMSDSPEHGRDENYTHAVVQQVVKIIEVAAGEPGAENFSCECLSSVVTSRLQKFFLFVNIGVEGTTLLLLNELVDVFWSLRKRRVSLFGHAAQGFISYLSHSTSKLWGGQLAAGGGEEGRKNASYTLKATLYVLHILLNYGVELKAILEPALAVVPLLPWQEVTPQLFARLSSHPEDYVRKQLESILIMLARQSPWSIIYPTLVDISKSEVDPSEELQRILACLNKQYPRLVLDVQLMIKELENVTILWEELWLSTLQDLHSDVTGRINLLKEEASRIAENATLSHAEKNKINAAKYSAMMAPIVVTLERRLASTSRKPETPHEMWFHNEYMGQIKAAISNFKTPASAAALGDIWRPFDSIVASLSSYQRKSSVSLSEVAPQLALLSSSDVPMPGLEKQLTVSESERDQKSTLQGIVTIASFSEQIVILPTKTKPKKLVIVGSDGQTYPYLLKGREDLRLDARIMQLLQAVNGLLHSSPIGIRHYSVTPISGRAGLIQWVENVTSIYSVYKSWQTRIQAAQVSGGPSGNSKNSVQSHVPRPTDMFYGKIIPALKEKGIRRVISRKDWPHEVKRKVLLDLMQETPKQLLQQEVWCASEGFKSFRLKMKRYSGSVAAMSMVGHILGLGDRHLDNILLDFHSGDIVHIDYNVCFDKGQRLKVPEIVPFRLTQTLEAALGLMGTEGSFRKNCESVLGILKKNKDVLLMLLEVFVWDPLVEWTRGDFHDDAAIVGEERKGMELAVSLSLFASRVQEIRVALQEHHDLLLAKLPAVESALQTFAEVLTQYEIVSAAYNRTDQERSNLILRETSAKAVVAEATNNLEKSHSLFELQAREFAQTKASVAEKALEATSWIEKHGRIIDALRSSSISEINSHIQLTGKEKAFSLTSAVLVAGVPFTVVPEPTQVQCHDIDREVSQLMTDMDEGLTAAVTALQTYSLALQRILPLNYVTTSPMHNWAQLLKLSISTISSDVLLLTRRQGAELVSKVRENSFQTVKNIHDDLCLQVEKYADEIERVENEYRELVNSIGSETESRAKDRLMAAFSKFLQSTGQLVSFGSRQQDMFKDYNLQTLVGIAVSSLYNEVKHRLLEVLNHSRGSRISNNTLLCEFEEKIEKCVLVAGWVNEVKKSIMPHVDAIKDRPDDSMETNWASIFKTSLLSCKSLIAQMIENVLPNVVRSVISYDSEVMDAFGSLSQIRGSIDTALEQLVDVQMERSSLLELEQSYFVKVEFITEQQLALEEAAIKGRDHLSWEEADELASQEEACRAQLNELHRTWNQKDIRTSNLIQREASIKNALISAENNFQFLIGQEQEDESQNSRNKALLLALVQPFLELESVNKILSSYGGASGSSSGVLQVTDSLNYGNAMPTYIWKFSGIVDSHLFFMWKVAVMDSFLDSCIRVAASSRDQSLGFDQVASAVKKKLTIQLQEHIGQYLRDKMAPVLLTVLDTEIEHLKQNDLDFEKMTRDMGAIEGVKLMLEEYCNAHETVRAGMSAAALMKRQVKELKEGLHKTCLDILQLEWMHDVILSPLHNYRLICHKFLSGDDNTLPVMLNLNRPRLLETIQSSVAKVVRSIEGLQACEQTSITAEGQLERAMGWACGGPNSSLTGSTSTRSSGIPPEFHDHLATRRQLLWGAREKASDIIKICMSIVDFETSRDGILGISGEIHSNRTGADGRTWQQAYFNAVANLDATYHSFTRTEHEWELARGKMEAASNGLIAASNEMHVASVKAKSAAGDLQDTFVAMRDCAYEASVALSAFGSITRGHTALTSECGSMLDEVLAITEGLHDVHTLGKEASALHSSLMGDLSKANGIVLPLESVLSEDVQAMTEAMTKERETKLEISPIHGQAIYHSYHTKITEACHVIKPLVPSLTYSVKGLHSMLTRLARTANIHAGNLHKALEGLGESQEIRSQEDIVGDEIGYDNKENDLFSRSDGECDEELPQIAGFNLQDKGWISPPDSIYDTSSDSGPTSTEASAINSFTGSEITEPHPDRYDNKENTEVSNSSLYELSRDKDASQVDGDFVDENPIDLASRSSFSEISIGVSNMRISTQCDEESHKSRTPNTDTQGQVSRVKSKNPYAVSVLRRVEMKIEGRDIADNRDVSIAEQVDYLLRQATSVDNLCNMYEGWTPWI from the exons ATGAATATGAATATTCAAGGCTTACATCATCAACAGCAACAATTAGCTGCTCTAATTTCAGTTGCTCTTCCTAAAGACTCCGATTCCTCTTCATCAAAACCTAAAATTCCTTCCGAAAACGGAGACGACGAGCCGTCTCGATTAGCCGCTATCAATTCGCTTCATCGAGCCATTGTTTATCCTCACAACTCCCTTCTTGTCACTCATTCTGCTTCTTTTCTCGCCCAAGGCTTTTCACAACTCATTGCAGACAa ATCATATTCTGTACGTCAAGCTGCAGCCACAGCCTATGGTGCCTTGTGTGCTGTCTTATGTTCACTCCCTAATGGAAGGCAAAACCACCACTTAAATGGAAATTTGGTTGATAGATTTATTGGCTGGGCGGTACCATCATTTAGTAATGTCAATGCTGGTGATGGGACTGTGGAATTTGCTGCAGAAGGTCTCCATGAGTTCCTCAGTGTTGGCGATATTGGAGCTACTGAGAGATATGCATTGCCTATTCTTAAAGCTTGTCAAGAGCTTCTTGAGGATGAGAGAACCTCCTTAAGTTTACTGCACCGGATTTTGACTGTTTTGACTTTGATATCTTTGAAGTTTTTCGTCTGCTTCCAGACCCATTTTGTTGACATAGTTGACTTGCTTCTTGGGTGGGCTATGATACCTGACCTTGCTGAAGCTGATAGGAGTGTCATTATGAATagttttttgcagtttcagaaACATTGGGTCAACAATTTGCAGTTCTCCTTGGGATTGCTTTCAAAATTTTTGGGTGACATGGAAGTGCTGCTTCAGGATGGAATCCCAGGGACCCCACAACAGCGTCAAAGGTTGCTTGTGCTATTATCTTGTTTTTCTACAGTTTTGCAATCTACAGCTTCTGGTTTGCTAGAGATACATTTACTTGAAGATATTAAAGACCCACTCAGCAAAATGCTTCCTCAATTGCTGGGATGTTTGTCAATGTTTGGAAAGAAATATGGCTGGTCAAATTGGATTGTTGATTCCTGGAAGTGTTTGACTCTTTTAGCTGAAATTTTGAGCGAGAGGTTTTCATCTTTCTATAGTATTGCAGTTGACGTCCTCTTTCAAAGCTTGGACATGAAAAAAGATGCTAAAACAAAGAATGCCGAGAAGCTCACTTCTTTTCAGGTTCATGGGGTCCTCAAGACGAATCTTCAGTTATTATCACTTCAAAAGCTTGGCCTTTTATCTTCATCTGTACATAAAGTATTACAGTTTGATTCACCAGTATCTCAGCTTCGTCTGCATCCGAATCACTTGGTGACGTCAAGTGCTGCTGCTACATATGTTGTCTTACTTCAGCATGGGAACAATGATGTTGTCGAATGTGCAATGTCTTCATTACTCAAAGAGCTAAACATGTTAAAGAGCATGCTTGTGGCCCCTAAATTATGCTCTAAAACCGAGATCTTTGCACTCTTTAAGTTTGATTTGAAAGTACTCCTGAGCTGTGTTTCTTTGGGGGGTGGGAGTACTTTGATAGGCAAACCAGAAATTGATACTTTATATGTTAATAGATCAGGGAAAATGATACACCATCTTATTGAGAATCTGAATCCTTTCGATCAACCTCTTCAGGGATATGTAGATTTGCAAGCAAGTATTTTTAAGATGTTGAATAGGCTAAGTACAGTGGAATTTCTTAGTAAGTTATCAATGAGGAAAAACAAGAGTGGGGATATCCCCTTCGATAATAAGAATGAAAAACTTTTAGTTTGTAACCTCAGGAAGTATAGTGTACTCCTTATGAGAGCTCTTCACTTTTCATCTCCTTTGGCAGTTAAATTAGAAGCATTACAATGGATACATGCATATTGTGAGACTGTTAAGCATATGTATGACTGTTCAAAGTATACAGATTGTGGCTATCTTAAGTTTTTTGGTGAACTAGTCTTCTCTGTTCTTGATGCTGCATCAGATAGGGAACCAAAAGTGAGGTGTCAGGTTGCATTGGTGTTGGAAATGTTTCTCTATTTAAAATTCATACACCCCTCACAATTGTATACTTTAACTGAAGTTATTCTTGAAAAGCTTGGAGATCCAGACCAAGAtatcaaagaattatttttGAAGTTGCTTTCACATGCAATGCCTGTCACAATATATATGTGTGGCATGCATTACAATGGAGCAATTACAAAATATAGGCCACTAATGCAGTGGAAGCAAATTTTTGCCCTGAAGCAACTGCCACAACAGCTTCACTCAAAGCAGCTTGTCTCCATTTTAAGCTACATTTCACAAAGGTGGAAGGTGCCTCTTTCTTCATGGATCCAACGGCTTGTTCATACTTGTCGAAATTCAAGGGATCTTGCTTTGACCCAACAAGAGGATATGGGAAACTTGTATGCAACAAGCTTATGGCTAGACATCAACGTGGAGGAAGGTTTTCTTGAAAGAATATGTTCAGTAAATCTCCTTGCAGGAGCATGGTGGGCCATACATGAAGCAGCTAGATACTGTATTACTACACGCCTGCGGACCAATCTAGGTGGGCCCTCACAAACTTTTGCTGCGTTGGAGCGGATGCTTTTGGATGTTGCACATGTATTACAGGTTCATACCGACCAAAGTGATATAAACCTAAATATTTTAGGTTCTTCGTATGCCCATTTGTTACCATTACGGTTATTACTTGATTTTGTTGAGTCGCTGAAGAAAAATGTGTACAATGCCTATGATGGATCAACTGTGTTACCATCTCCATCTCGCCAGAGTTTAGTTTTCTTCAGAGCAAATAAAAAGGTCTGTGAAGAATGGTTTTCTCGAATATGCGAGCCAATGATGAATGCAGGGCTTGCCCTCCAGTGCCATGATGCTACAATTCATTATTGTAGTTTGCGTCTTCAAGAGCTTAAAAGCTTAGTGGCTGCATCTATGAAAGACAAGTCAAGGACCCAAGTCATAGAAAACCTCCATAACCTGAAGTCTAGGTTTTCTGGAGATATCTTGAGGGTCTTAAGGCATATGACATTGTCTCTGTGTAAGAATCACGAGCCTGAAGCTTTAATAGGATTGCAAAAATGGGTATCAGTCAccttttttcctttatttatgGAAGAAACTCAAAGTATGGCTGATGATGGAGGATTTGGATCATTGTCATGGATCAGAGGGCTTGTCTATCAATCACAAGGTGAGTATGAAAAGGCTGCTGCTCACTTCACACATTTATTACAAACAGAAGAGTCACTTGCTTCTATGGGTTCTGAAGGTGTACAGTTCGCTATAGATCGTATAATTGAAAGTTACAGTGCAGTTTCGGATTGGAAATCCCTTGAATCTTGGCTATCAGAGTTACAGCTGCTTCGAGCTAAGCATGTTGGTAAAAGCTACTCTGGTGCTCTTACAATGGCAGGGAATGAATTAAATGTGATTCATGCTCTAGCTCATTTCGATGACGGTGATTACAAGTCAGCATGGGCTTGCCTTGACTTGACCCCTAAAAGTAGCAATGAACTCGCACTTGATCCAAAAGTAGCTTTGCAAAGAAGCGAGCAGCTGCTTTTACAGGCAATGCTCTTCAATACAGAGGGGAAGGTGGAGAAGGTGCATCATGAACTACAAAAGGCGAAGTTAATGCTGAATGAAACATTCTCTATTTTGCCACTTGATGGGTTGACAGAATCAGCTGAACATGTTAACCAGCTGCATTGCATATCTGCATTTGAAGAGAGTTGCAAGATCTCAGGTGCACAAGACATGCAACAACTTCCATTGTTATTAAGCTCGTATATTCGAGAAGTGCAGTTTTCAAGTAATCACATCCATCAAGATTGTAAACCCTGGATGAAAGTTCTCCGCATTTATCGAACCATTCATTCTACCTCTCCATTGACTCTAAATCTCAGCTTAAATTTACTGACTTTATCCCGTAAACAGAGAAACCTAATGTTGGCAAATCGGCTGATTGATTATTTGAACAAGTGTGATCTAGGTTCTTCTGAAGAAAGTACACATAAATTAATCCTCTTAAGTGTGCAATTTGAAAGCATTCTCATGATGCGTACTGAAAACAAGCTTGAAGAGGCTTATACAGGTCTATGGTCATTTGTTAGTCCATCAATGGTTCCATCTTCAGCTGTCATTTCCGTTGCTCCTGATGATGCTTTAAAGGCAAAGGCCTGCTTGAAACTTTCAAGTTGGTTTAGAAAAGACTATTTGGATGTCAGTTTGGATAATGTTATTCTCAGGATACGATCGGAAATATGTGGAGAAGAACTAAAGCATAGTGATGATAGTATGAGCTCTCGATTGAAGACAAATCTCTTTGTTGAGGAACTTGTAGGTACAGCTACTAAGCTCTCTACACATCTATGCCCTGCTATGGGAAAGTCATGGATCTCTTATGCTTCTTGGTGTTATGCGCAAGCTCAGGCAACTCTACAGAATCCAAGTGATACTGCCCTCCAATCTTGTACCTTTTCTCCGATTCTTGGTTCAGAAATTCTACCTGACAGATTCGGATTGACAATAGAAGAGTTCTCAAGAGTCAAATCTGTTTTTTTTGATCTTCTTCAGATAGAGAGAAATGCTAAAGATGTGGGTGGTGTCCCACACGATAGCAGCTTCATGTCTGATTCTCCTGAACATGGGCGTGATGAAAACTACACACATGCGGTGGTGCAGCAAGTAGTGAAAATAATAGAGGTTGCTGCTGGAGAACCTGGAGCGGAAAATTTTAGTTGCGAATGCCTATCTTCTGTTGTTACTTCTCGGTTGCAAAAGTTCtttctttttgtaaatattGGTGTTGAGGGAACCACTTTATTATTGCTTAACGAATTGGTTGATGTTTTTTGGTCTTTAAGAAAGCGACGGGTATCCCTATTTGGGCATGCGGCTCAAGGTTTTATAAGTTACCTTTCACATTCTACTTCTAAGCTCTGGGGTGGTCAGTTAGCTGCTGGTGGTGGTGAGGAAGGTCGAAAGAATGCCAGTTATACTTTGAAAGCTACACTTTATGTTTTGCATATTCTTCTTAATTATGGGGTTGAGTTAAAAGCTATCTTGGAACCTGCGCTTGCAGTAGTTCCTTTGTTGCCATGGCAG GAAGTAACACCACAACTATTTGCTCGATTAAGCTCTCATCCTGAAGATTATGTACGGAAACAACTTGAAAGCATTCTGATAATGCTGGCAAGGCAATCTCCATGGTCAATAATTTATCCAACCCTTGTTGATATTAGTAAAAGTGAAGTGGATCCTTCAGAGGAGCTTCAACGAATTTTGGCCTGTTTG AACAAGCAATATCCAAGATTAGTTCTGGACGTTCAGCTCATGATTAAAGAACTTGAAAATGTAACCATTCTTTGGGAAGAGTTGTGGCTCAGCACATTGCAAGATCTTCACTCAG ATGTAACTGGACGGATAAATCTGCTAAAGGAGGAGGCCTCACGTATTGCAGAGAATGCAACTCTTAGCCACGCTGAGAAGAACAAGATAAACGCTGCAAAATACTCTGCCATGATGGCGCCCATTGTAGTAACCCTGGAACGTCGTTTAGCTTCTACCTCTAGGAAACCTGAAACACCTCATGAGATGTGGTTCCACAATGAGTATATGGGACAGATCAAAGCAGCCATTTCAAACTTCAAGACTCCTGCATCGGCTGCTGCACTTGGGGACATTTGGAGACCCTTTGATAGCATTGTTGCATCTTTATCATCCTATCAGAGAAAATCATCAGTATCTTTGTCAGAAGTTGCACCTCAACTGGCTCTGTTATCATCATCTGATGTCCCAATGCCCGGTCTTGAGAAACAACTTACTGTTTCTGAATCTGAACGGGATCAAAAAAGTACTCTTCAGGGTATTGTCACAATTGCATCGTTCTCTGAACAAATAGTTATCTTGCCAACAAAAACGAAACCTAAAAAACTTGTTATAGTGGGGTCAGATGGTCAAACATACCCATATCTATTAAAAGGCCGTGAAGACCTACGTCTTGATGCCAGAATAATGCAGCTGTTGCAAGCGGTAAATGGTCTTCTACATTCTTCCCCTATTGGCATTCGTCATTATTCGGTGACACCTATTAGCGGTAGAGCAGGTTTAATTCAGTGGGTGGAAAATGTGACAAGTATTTATAGTGTCTATAAGTCTTGGCAGACCCGTATCCAGGCTGCACAAGTTTCAGGGGGTCCTTCTGGCAATTCAAAGAATTCGGTGCAATCTCATGTACCTCGGCCTACGGATATGTTTTATGGTAAAATTATACCAGCACTCAAGGAGAAAGGCATTAGAAGAGTGATCTCTCGAAAAGACTGGCCTCATGAAGTCAAGCGAAAAGTTCTTTTGGACCTTATGCAGGAGACTCCTAAACAGCTTCTTCAGCAAGAAGTGTGGTGTGCAAGTGAAGGTTTCAAATCCTTCCGCTTAAAAATGAAAAG GTATTCTGGAAGTGTAGCAGCCATGAGCATGGTAGGTCACATATTGGGCCTTGGAGACCGGCATCTGGATAATATTCTTTTGGACTTCCATAGTGGTGATATTGTCCACATTGATTATAATGTGTGCTTTGACAAAGGACAAAGGTTGAAGGTCCCTGAAATTGTGCCCTTCCGTCTGACGCAAACACTCGAGGCAGCTTTAGGATTAATGGGCACGGAAGGCTCCTTCAGAAAAAACTGTGAATCAGTTCTTGGTATTTTGAAGAAGAACAAAGATGTACTCCTGATGTTATTGGAGGTTTTTGTCTGGGATCCTCTAGTGGAGTGGACACGTGGAGATTTCCATGATGATGCTGCGATTGTCGGTGAAGAAAGAAAAGGCATGGAGCTGGCAGTTAGCTTAAGTCTTTTTGCTTCTCGTGTGCAAGAAATCCGTGTTGCTTTGCAG GAACATCATGATCTCTTATTGGCTAAACTACCAGCCGTTGAATCTGCTCTTCAG ACGTTTGCAGAAGTCTTAACTCAGTACGAGATTGTTTCTGCCGCCTACAATCGTACAGATCAGGAGAGATCAAACCTAATTCTTCGCGAGACATCAGCTAAAGCAGTTGTTGCAGAAGCAACTAACAATTTAGAGAAAAGCCATTCATTATTCGAGTTGCAGGCGCGGGAATTTGCTCAAACAAAGGCTTCTGTAGCTGAGAAAGCCTTGGAAGCAACATCATGGATTGAAAAACATGGAAGAATTATTGATGCATTAAGAAGCAGTTCAATATCTGAAATAAATTCCCACATACAGTTAACTGGAAAGGAAAAAGCTTTCTCTCTTACATCTGCTGTTCTGGTCGCAGGGGTTCCATTTACTGTTGTTCCCGAGCCTACACAAGTCCAATGTCACGATATTGATCGTGAAGTTTCTCAGCTTATGACAGATATGGATGAGGGGCTCACTGCTGCTGTTACAGCTCTTCAAACATATTCACTGGCTTTACAAAGGATTTTGCCACTAAATTACGTCACAACTAGCCCGATGCACAATTGGGCTCAACTTTTGAAACTTTCAATTAGCACCATATCCTCTGATGTTCTACTGCTTACAAGGCGACAGGGTGCTGAACTGGTATCGAAGGTCCGTGAAAATAGTTTTCAGACAGTGAAGAACATTCATGATGATCTATGTCTTCAAGTAGAGAAGTATGCTGATGAGATTGAGAGAGTTGAAAACGAGTACCGAGAGTTGGTGAATTCGATTGGTTCAGAGACCGAGTCCCGAGCCAAGGATCGTCTCATGGCTGCTTTCTCAAAATTTTTGCAGTCAACCGGTCAACTGGTGAGTTTTGGTTCACGACAGCAAGACATGTTCAAAGATTATAACTTGCAAACTTTAGTAGGCATAGCGGTAAGTTCCCTTTATAATGAGGTTAAACATAGACTACTTGAGGTATTGAATCATTCACGTGGGTCAAGAATTTCGAACAATACTCTTTTATGCGAGTTTGAAGAGAAAATAGAGAAATGTGTTCTTGTAGCAGGTTGGGTAAATGAAGTAAAGAAATCCATCATGCCTCATGTTGATGCTATTAAAGATAGACCAGATGATTCTATGGAGACAAACTGGGCTTCCATTTTTAAAACAAGTTTGCTCTCATGTAAGAGCTTGATTGCGCAAATGATTGAAAATGTTCTTCCAAATGTAGTAAGATCTGTAATTTCATATGATTCAGAAGTCATGGATGCATTTGGATCTCTTTCACAAATCCGGGGCTCAATTGATACGGCCTTGGAACAGCTGGTTGATGTCCAGATGGAGAGATCGTCTCTTCTAGAGCTGGAACAAAGCTATTTTGTGAAAGTGGAGTTTATTACTGAGCAACAGCTGGCTCTTGAAGAGGCTGCTATTAAGGGGCGGGATCATCTTTCGTGGGAGGAGGCTGATGAGCTTGCATCTCAAGAAGAAGCTTGCAGAGCCCAATTGAATGAACTCCATCGAACATGGAATCAGAAGGACATTCGAACTTCAAATTTGATACAAAGGGAGGCAAGTATTAAAAATGCTCTTATATCTGCTGAAAATAATTTtcagtttttgattggtcaagaaCAAGAAGATGAATCCCAGAATTCAAGAAACAAAGCGCTTCTATTGGCATTAGTTCAACCCTTTCTTGAATTGGAATCGGTTAATAAGATATTATCATCATATGGCGGAGCATCGGGTTCCTCGAGTGGAGTTTTGCAAGTTACTGATTCACTTAATTATGGTAATGCAATGCCAACATATATTTGGAAGTTTTCTGGCATAGTGGATAGCCATTTGTTTTTTATGTGGAAAGTGGCTGTTATGGATTCTTTTCTTGATTCGTGTATACGTGTAGCAGCTTCGTCAAGAGATCAAAGTTTGGGATTTGACCAGGTTGCAAGTGCTGTTAAGAAAAAGTTGACTATCCAACTTCAAGAACATATTGGTCAATATCTAAGGGACAAAATGGCCCCAGTCTTGTTGACCGTTTTGGATACTGAAATAGaacatttaaaacaaaatgaccttgattttgaaaagatgaCAAGAGATATGGGTGCTATCGAAGGAGTGAAGCTCATGCTTGAAGAGTACTGCAATGCACATGAAACTGTAAGAGCTGGAATGTCAGCTGCAGCACTCATGAAACGACAAGTGAAAGAACTTAAAGAGGGTCTGCATAAAACTTGCTTGGATATTCTACAGCTTGAATGGATGCATGATGTCATCTTGAGCCCGTTGCATAATTACAGACTAATATGTCACAAGTTTCTATCTGGTGATGACAATACCCTTCCAGTTATGCTAAACCTTAACAGACCTAGATTGTTGGAAACTATACAGTCTTCGGTAGCCAAAGTAGTTAGGTCAATAGAGGGCCTTCAAGCTTGTGAACAGACTTCCATTACAGCAGAAGGGCAACTCGAGAGAGCCATGGGGTGGGCTTGTGGTGGTCCTAATTCGAGCTTGACCGGGTCAACATCAACTAGGAGCTCAGGGATTCCACCTGAATTTCATGATCATTTAGCAACACGTCGTCAGCTGTTATGGGGTGCTCGAGAAAAGGCATCAGATATAATCAAAATCTGTATGTCAATAGTGGATTTCGAAACATCTAGAGATGGCATACTTGGGATTTCTGGAGAAATTCATTCAAACAGAACAGGAGCTGATGGCAGGACATGGCAGCAAGCTTACTTCAATGCAGTAGCAAATTTGGATGCCACTTACCACTCTTTTACAC GTACAGAGCACGAGTGGGAGCTAGCACGGGGTAAGATGGAAGCTGCTTCAAATGGTTTAATTGCAGCAAGCAATGAAATGCATGTTGCATCTGTCAAAGCAAAGTCCGCAGCAG GTGATTTACAAGACACTTTTGTTGCCATGAGAGATTGTGCATATGAAGCCAGCGTGGCATTGTCTGCCTTTGGATCTATTACCAGGGGTCACACGGCTCTGACTTCTGAGTGTGGTTCCATGCTTGACGAG GTTTTGGCAATAACAGAAGGTCTACATGATGTTCATACTCTGGGAAAAGAGGCTTCTGCATTACATTCTTCTCTTATGGGGGATCTTTCGAAG GCAAATGGCATTGTACTTCCACTGGAATCGGTGTTGTCTGAAGATGTTCAGGCTATGACTGAGGCTATGACGAAAGAAAGAGAGACCAAGTTAGAAATATCTCCCATTCATGGACAAGCCATATACCATTCTTACCATACAAAAATTACCGAGGCTTGTCACGTAATTAAACCTTTGGTTCCATCACTTACGTATTCTGTGAAGGGACTACATTCCATGCTTACAAGGTTGGCACGAACTGCAAATATCCATGCAGGAAATCTTCACAAG GCACTTGAAGGGCTGGGTGAAAGCCAAGAAATAAGGTCACAGGAAGATATTGTTGGAGATGAAATTGGATATGATAACAAAGAGAACGACTTGTTCTCACGATCTGATGGAGAGTGTGATGAGGAGTTGCCTCAGATAGCAGGTTTCAATCTGCAAGATAAGGGATGGATATCTCCTCCAGATAGTATCTATGATACCAGCTCAGACTCTGGTCCTACATCAACAGAAGCAAGTGCTATCAATAGCTTCACTGGCTCTGAAATAACTGAACCACATCCAGATAGATATGATAACAAAGAAAACACAGAGGTATCTAATTCTTCGCTGTATGAGTTGTCCAGAGATAAGGATGCTAGCCAAGTGGATGGTGATTTCGTGGATGAGAACCCAATTGATTTGGCATCGCGATCAAGTTTTTCTGAAATAAGTATAGGAGTTTCAAATATGAGAATCAGTACCCAATGTGACGAGGAAAGCCATAAATCCCGTACACCGAATACAGATACTCAAGGTCAAGTCAGCAGAGTAAAGA GTAAAAATCCTTATGCTGTTTCGGTATTAAGGAGAGTTGAAATGAAGATAGAAGGTCGAGATATTGCTGATAACAG AGATGTAAGTATTGCAGAGCAAGTGGATTATCTACTTAGGCAAGCAACTAGTGTGGATAATCTCTGCAATATGTATGAAGGATGGACACCTTGGATTTGA